A portion of the Edaphobacter lichenicola genome contains these proteins:
- a CDS encoding ArsR/SmtB family transcription factor: MCMRPLLHPSVQDVTVEAILHALSDPVRVAIFANIVGQDCSHNCAAFSKINEKPIPKSTLSQHFKILREAGLIRGERQGVEMYNTSRCAEIDKRFPGLIASIVTAHNIQLADTDRTTRANKRNSAKQSARSK; encoded by the coding sequence ATGTGTATGAGACCTCTGTTGCACCCCTCAGTCCAAGACGTTACGGTTGAAGCAATCCTTCATGCGTTGTCTGATCCTGTGCGTGTCGCGATATTTGCCAACATTGTGGGGCAGGATTGTTCGCACAACTGTGCAGCGTTTTCGAAAATCAACGAGAAGCCGATACCGAAATCAACGCTTTCCCAGCACTTCAAAATCCTTCGCGAGGCAGGGTTGATTCGAGGCGAACGACAGGGTGTTGAGATGTACAACACTTCTCGTTGCGCGGAGATCGATAAACGCTTCCCAGGGCTAATCGCATCCATTGTTACGGCTCACAACATCCAGTTGGCAGATACGGATCGGACAACTAGAGCGAATAAGCGAAACTCCGCCAAGCAATCTGCAAGAAGCAAGTGA
- a CDS encoding RidA family protein, with amino-acid sequence MRIKRYGVEGGNGTGGQHLPFARAVEADGWLYVSGQVPMVNGEVIAGNIVAQSQLAIRNLLSILTEAGYGPEHVVRCGVWLEDPRDFSSFNAVFKTHFGENPPARACVVSSMVVDCKVEIDCVAYKASGN; translated from the coding sequence ATGAGGATTAAGCGGTATGGCGTAGAAGGTGGCAACGGTACAGGTGGTCAGCACCTTCCTTTTGCACGAGCGGTCGAGGCGGACGGATGGCTGTATGTATCGGGCCAGGTTCCAATGGTCAATGGCGAGGTTATTGCCGGCAACATTGTTGCCCAGTCGCAACTGGCAATTCGCAACCTGCTATCGATCTTGACTGAGGCCGGGTATGGTCCGGAGCACGTCGTGCGTTGCGGCGTCTGGCTTGAAGATCCGCGCGACTTTTCCTCATTCAATGCCGTCTTCAAAACACACTTCGGCGAAAACCCTCCGGCCCGCGCATGCGTCGTATCGAGTATGGTTGTCGACTGTAAGGTAGAGATCGATTGCGTGGCCTATAAGGCTTCGGGGAACTAA
- a CDS encoding ABC transporter ATP-binding protein encodes MIVERLCSFAVPISSRYLINNVMYQHQLNKLPLIIGVVASATFISATITYILDRYLSVAGQSLIAELRVQVQEHIGRLPISFYDDNNTGTLVARIMTDTESVRNFIGAGLLDFLGGILTAAIAIAILIHISTVMTILTIFIVIAFGWFLKRAFGVTRPLFRERSRINAEVTGRLTESLGGVRVVKGYHAEAREARVFSDGANRLLQNITLSIKAQAFMSFCKTVVLGVLGPLIMYLGAREVRTHRLDVGSYVEFTMLLAFMVAPIAMSVSIGTQLTEAIAGLDRTADILNECEEDSEPERTHEINSICGEVTFRDVTFAYVPDKPVLCSLSFEAKPGTVTALVGSSGSGKSTILSLLCGFHTATGGRVSIDGIDLASIRLSSFRQQLGVVLQETFLFDGTIRENILFSRPQATEERFMQACRIARVDEFAERFAERYETIVGERGIRLSGGQRQRISIARAILADPRILILDEATSSLDSESEALIQNGLHYLMQGRTTFVIAHRLSTIRRADQILVIESGRIVERGTHDSLYRIDGRYHELYDRQHGVEANLFLAPGEGDRIM; translated from the coding sequence ATGATTGTTGAGCGGCTCTGCAGCTTCGCGGTGCCAATTTCATCGCGCTACCTTATCAACAATGTGATGTACCAACATCAACTCAATAAGCTTCCCTTGATCATCGGAGTTGTTGCCAGCGCGACTTTTATTTCGGCCACCATCACTTACATCTTAGATCGCTATCTGTCCGTCGCAGGCCAGAGCCTGATCGCGGAGCTTCGAGTGCAGGTACAGGAGCACATCGGACGTCTACCCATCTCCTTCTACGATGATAACAATACCGGGACACTGGTCGCCCGCATCATGACTGACACGGAAAGTGTGCGCAACTTTATTGGCGCGGGCCTTCTGGATTTCCTTGGAGGAATTCTCACTGCAGCTATCGCGATTGCCATCCTCATCCACATTAGTACGGTCATGACAATCCTCACGATATTTATCGTCATTGCTTTCGGCTGGTTTTTAAAAAGAGCATTCGGGGTGACTCGGCCCCTTTTTCGCGAGCGCTCTCGAATAAACGCCGAGGTTACCGGCCGCCTGACAGAGTCGCTTGGTGGCGTGCGGGTAGTAAAGGGGTACCACGCCGAAGCACGCGAAGCACGTGTCTTCTCTGATGGCGCAAATCGCCTACTTCAGAACATTACTCTGTCCATCAAAGCGCAAGCCTTCATGTCATTTTGCAAGACAGTCGTCCTTGGAGTACTCGGTCCACTCATAATGTATCTGGGTGCACGAGAGGTTAGGACGCATCGTCTTGACGTTGGTAGTTACGTAGAGTTCACCATGTTGCTTGCTTTTATGGTTGCGCCTATTGCAATGTCCGTTAGCATCGGCACTCAACTTACCGAAGCCATTGCCGGCCTAGATCGTACTGCAGATATTCTCAATGAATGCGAAGAAGACAGTGAGCCAGAGCGCACTCACGAAATCAACTCCATTTGCGGAGAGGTCACTTTCAGAGATGTTACCTTTGCTTATGTCCCGGACAAGCCAGTCCTTTGTAGCCTTAGTTTTGAAGCTAAGCCGGGCACCGTTACTGCCCTCGTTGGCTCTTCAGGATCTGGAAAATCGACCATCCTATCGCTCCTGTGCGGCTTCCACACTGCAACTGGAGGCCGAGTCTCAATCGATGGTATAGACCTCGCCAGCATCCGTTTGAGCAGCTTTCGGCAGCAACTCGGCGTTGTGCTGCAGGAGACTTTCCTCTTCGATGGCACCATACGAGAGAACATTCTGTTCAGCCGTCCTCAAGCAACCGAGGAAAGATTCATGCAGGCCTGCCGCATTGCCCGCGTTGACGAGTTCGCCGAGCGTTTTGCAGAGCGATACGAAACCATCGTTGGTGAACGCGGCATTCGGTTATCCGGTGGTCAGCGCCAGCGCATATCGATTGCCCGCGCCATACTTGCCGATCCACGTATTCTCATTCTGGATGAAGCCACCAGTTCGCTAGACTCAGAGTCTGAGGCCCTTATCCAGAACGGCCTGCACTATCTTATGCAGGGACGCACAACGTTTGTCATTGCTCATCGACTCTCCACCATTCGGCGCGCCGACCAGATTTTGGTAATCGAGAGCGGAAGGATTGTCGAACGTGGCACCCACGATTCACTCTACCGTATCGACGGCCGCTACCACGAACTTTATGATCGTCAACATGGCGTCGAGGCCAACCTCTTTCTTGCACCGGGAGAAGGCGACAGAATCATGTGA
- a CDS encoding cupin-like domain-containing protein, which translates to MSAKVFREALDLKEKIFEFNDPTSRTAFDEKSFEFRHNLTSDHPLFTRERLRRLLTSPATKKNVSYNAGEIRVDQSLDSVPERTRPVEEVFDSLENAGAWIAAHRVNEDPAYRQLLEDCLSEVKRLSGRVVDNDKKTHEADIYITSPGRVTMYHVDPICNFLMQVSGEKQIHIFDRNDREVLPEEELERFWSEDNYAATYPLAHEDRAKVFTLRPGAGVHIPLNNPHWLKNGDAISISLSINYQYKDTTRKNVYQANYYLRKMGLKPRPLGNSPFVDSVKASAVTLTHAVSTRLRRLKMKGDVPVMQGE; encoded by the coding sequence ATGTCAGCAAAAGTTTTTAGAGAAGCTCTCGATTTGAAAGAAAAAATCTTTGAATTCAACGATCCCACTTCTAGGACAGCTTTCGATGAGAAATCTTTCGAATTCAGACACAACTTAACATCGGACCACCCCTTATTCACGCGTGAACGCCTTCGCAGGCTGCTGACTAGTCCAGCAACCAAGAAAAACGTCTCTTACAACGCCGGTGAAATTCGTGTCGACCAGAGTCTAGATTCTGTCCCGGAGCGAACACGGCCCGTAGAAGAAGTTTTCGACTCTTTAGAAAATGCCGGAGCATGGATCGCGGCTCATCGGGTAAATGAAGACCCTGCCTATAGACAGCTTCTCGAGGATTGCCTGTCAGAGGTGAAGAGACTCAGCGGTCGCGTAGTCGACAACGACAAGAAGACGCATGAGGCGGATATTTACATTACTTCGCCGGGACGTGTGACCATGTACCACGTTGATCCAATCTGCAACTTCTTAATGCAGGTCAGCGGCGAAAAGCAAATTCACATCTTCGATCGTAATGACAGAGAGGTATTACCGGAAGAGGAGTTGGAGCGATTCTGGTCGGAAGACAATTATGCAGCGACGTATCCACTAGCCCATGAAGACCGGGCCAAAGTATTCACCTTGCGCCCAGGGGCGGGTGTTCATATACCGCTGAACAATCCACACTGGTTGAAAAATGGCGATGCCATCTCAATTTCTCTTAGCATCAATTATCAATACAAAGATACGACGCGTAAGAACGTTTATCAGGCCAATTATTATCTGAGGAAAATGGGATTAAAACCACGGCCACTAGGAAATTCACCGTTTGTCGACTCAGTAAAGGCATCCGCAGTTACTCTGACGCATGCAGTAAGTACAAGATTAAGGCGATTGAAGATGAAGGGAGATGTGCCAGTAATGCAAGGTGAGTAA
- a CDS encoding SDR family NAD(P)-dependent oxidoreductase codes for MGKLEGKVAVITAATSGMALATAKLFVKEGAYVFITGRRQDKLDEAVKAIGKNVTGVQGDAANLADLDRLYEIVKKEKGKIDVLFASAGRGELAKIGEVTEEHFDKTFDLNVRGTLFTVQKALPLFSDGGSIFMNGSIASVKGFPAFGVYSASKAAVRSFARTWLNDLKDRKIRVNVLSPGTIDTPILDPLGPDAKEYFKTLIPRGEIGRPEEIATVALFLASDDSSFVNGIELFVDGGTAQI; via the coding sequence ATGGGAAAGCTAGAAGGAAAAGTAGCGGTTATTACAGCAGCGACGTCAGGCATGGCACTCGCCACGGCAAAGCTCTTCGTGAAGGAAGGCGCATATGTCTTCATCACCGGCCGTCGTCAGGACAAGCTCGATGAGGCGGTTAAGGCAATCGGCAAAAACGTAACCGGCGTCCAGGGCGACGCGGCAAACCTCGCCGACCTCGATCGCTTGTACGAGATAGTCAAGAAGGAAAAAGGAAAGATTGACGTCCTCTTCGCAAGCGCAGGCCGAGGGGAGTTAGCAAAGATCGGCGAAGTCACCGAGGAACACTTCGATAAGACTTTCGATCTGAACGTGCGTGGCACACTCTTCACTGTACAAAAGGCTCTCCCGCTATTTTCAGATGGCGGTTCTATCTTCATGAACGGTTCAATCGCCAGCGTCAAGGGCTTCCCAGCCTTCGGGGTCTATAGCGCCAGTAAAGCTGCAGTTCGATCCTTCGCACGTACATGGTTGAATGATCTAAAAGACCGCAAAATTCGCGTCAACGTCCTGAGTCCAGGAACGATCGACACCCCCATCCTTGATCCTCTTGGGCCCGATGCGAAAGAATACTTCAAGACTCTTATTCCACGTGGCGAAATTGGTCGCCCCGAAGAGATAGCAACCGTAGCGCTCTTCCTCGCCTCCGACGACTCAAGTTTCGTCAACGGCATCGAGCTATTCGTAGACGGCGGAACAGCACAGATCTAA
- a CDS encoding N-acyl-D-amino-acid deacylase family protein, producing the protein MLGCDTLIRNARVLDGTGVASELLDVAVRSDRICEIGVSLDYDARKSVDADGLVLAPGFIDVHTHDDTAVICTPAMLPKISQGITTVIVGNCGISATPVVLRSEPPDPMNLLGEAEDFRYPTFATYIDAVRDARPAVNVGVLIGHTALRNNHMDRLDRAATESEVEAMREQLQQALDGGALGLSSGLAYLSANAASTEEMLALAKPLQAAGAVYTTHMRTEADGILDAMREAFEIGRLSHVPVIISHLKCAGIANWGRSSEVLHALEIARTSQLAGCDCYPYAAGSSTLDLRQVDERVHITITWSTPHPEVAGQSLAQVAERWQKSQLQTAQQLQPAGAIYHSISEDDMRRILRHSATMIGSDGLPNDPRPHPRLWGTFPRVLGRYSRDEGLFSLAEAVHKMTGLPAQRFGLAKRGLIRKDYYADLVLFDPETIIDMATFSDPIRPAKGITAVWVNGVLSYTSEGASGSRGGRFLPRGESFWLQ; encoded by the coding sequence ATGCTAGGTTGCGACACACTGATCCGTAATGCGCGGGTGCTGGACGGCACCGGCGTGGCGTCAGAACTCCTGGATGTCGCCGTTCGTAGTGACAGAATCTGCGAGATTGGCGTTTCTCTTGATTACGATGCGCGAAAGTCTGTGGACGCCGATGGTCTGGTGCTGGCGCCCGGTTTTATCGATGTCCATACCCATGACGACACCGCCGTGATTTGCACGCCGGCGATGCTGCCGAAGATTTCGCAGGGTATCACCACGGTGATCGTTGGCAACTGCGGCATCAGCGCCACGCCAGTCGTGTTGCGCAGCGAGCCCCCTGACCCTATGAACCTCCTTGGCGAGGCAGAAGATTTTCGCTATCCAACCTTTGCCACGTACATCGATGCCGTCCGGGATGCGCGGCCTGCGGTGAACGTTGGTGTGCTGATCGGTCACACGGCCTTGCGGAATAACCATATGGACCGGCTTGATCGCGCTGCAACGGAAAGCGAAGTTGAAGCGATGCGCGAGCAACTACAGCAAGCTCTTGACGGCGGAGCGCTCGGACTAAGTTCCGGTCTCGCCTATCTATCTGCCAATGCGGCGTCCACCGAAGAAATGCTAGCGCTGGCAAAGCCGCTGCAGGCGGCAGGCGCTGTGTACACAACGCACATGCGTACTGAGGCAGACGGCATCCTCGACGCAATGCGTGAGGCCTTCGAAATCGGTCGCCTCAGCCATGTGCCGGTTATCATCTCGCATTTGAAGTGCGCCGGCATCGCCAACTGGGGCCGCAGTAGTGAGGTATTGCATGCGCTGGAGATTGCAAGAACGTCGCAACTTGCGGGTTGCGATTGCTATCCCTACGCGGCTGGCTCGAGCACGCTCGATCTTCGGCAGGTGGATGAGCGAGTTCACATCACGATTACCTGGAGCACGCCACATCCGGAGGTAGCTGGCCAATCTCTAGCACAGGTTGCCGAGCGCTGGCAGAAAAGTCAGCTACAAACGGCACAACAGCTGCAACCGGCTGGCGCAATCTATCACAGCATCTCCGAGGACGACATGCGCCGGATTTTGCGCCACTCAGCGACCATGATCGGCTCCGATGGCCTACCCAACGATCCGCGACCTCATCCCCGCCTGTGGGGCACCTTTCCACGTGTGCTCGGACGATATAGCCGCGACGAAGGACTGTTCTCGCTTGCGGAGGCGGTCCACAAGATGACTGGATTACCAGCGCAAAGGTTCGGGCTAGCCAAGCGCGGGTTAATACGCAAGGACTATTATGCCGATCTGGTGCTCTTTGACCCGGAGACTATCATCGACATGGCAACGTTCTCCGATCCAATACGCCCAGCCAAGGGCATTACTGCCGTATGGGTGAACGGTGTTCTCTCCTACACCAGCGAAGGAGCGTCGGGGAGTCGCGGAGGACGCTTTTTACCTCGCGGCGAAAGTTTCTGGCTTCAGTAA
- a CDS encoding putative sugar O-methyltransferase encodes MRHLRHPLRTLKAAKALFAARLSMWKFAAYGERHFRGDARYNLQSVTDGFLSRIQHADDDADILSRVCTSYIRAVEQQEFAPEAFRATEWWQQVQQRSLAPVMRALLTSDILALKGMYQNFFRDPCSAGLITAPYGMSKAYFGGKIKDIHRRFYLSLVLHRFDYWTEKTGGRFTLNDLAGPDIGNPFGVVFEGTHIRVGAEFAHYCAHKIDSLLDSKITAVAEIGGGFGGMAYYLLRNRPRVTYLDFDVPESIALTSYYLIKAFPQLKFLLFGEHNLTKEAIDEADVVLMPTFALANLPSGTVDLTFSSHAMSDISSEALVEYLNHIDRVTRDCFLHIGNKRASELISDLISRRCASFDLVDTRSSDWHSHKVFSAGIDSAEGLAASTILEQHYMRTNRS; translated from the coding sequence ATGAGACACCTACGCCATCCTCTAAGGACGTTAAAAGCGGCGAAGGCTTTATTCGCCGCGCGTTTGAGCATGTGGAAGTTTGCTGCTTATGGCGAGCGCCACTTTCGGGGCGATGCGCGCTACAACCTGCAAAGTGTTACTGACGGTTTCTTATCTCGTATCCAACACGCTGACGATGATGCGGATATTCTGTCAAGGGTTTGCACATCCTATATTCGCGCCGTGGAGCAGCAAGAGTTCGCACCTGAAGCATTTAGAGCCACGGAATGGTGGCAGCAGGTGCAGCAGCGAAGTCTAGCTCCCGTAATGCGGGCGTTACTTACCTCAGACATCTTAGCTTTGAAGGGAATGTACCAAAACTTCTTTCGCGATCCATGTTCCGCGGGTCTGATAACTGCGCCATACGGAATGTCGAAGGCATATTTTGGGGGCAAGATAAAAGATATTCACCGTCGATTTTATCTAAGTCTTGTACTTCATCGCTTTGACTACTGGACGGAGAAGACAGGCGGCCGCTTTACGTTGAATGATTTGGCCGGTCCGGATATTGGAAATCCGTTTGGTGTGGTGTTTGAAGGAACGCACATAAGAGTTGGCGCCGAGTTTGCACACTATTGTGCGCACAAGATCGACAGCTTACTCGACTCTAAAATCACAGCCGTCGCAGAGATTGGAGGCGGGTTCGGCGGTATGGCTTATTATCTTCTCCGTAACCGGCCAAGAGTAACGTATCTCGATTTCGATGTTCCAGAGAGCATTGCACTGACCTCGTATTACCTCATAAAAGCTTTTCCTCAATTAAAGTTTTTACTCTTCGGAGAGCACAATCTGACGAAGGAGGCCATTGATGAGGCGGATGTGGTACTCATGCCGACGTTCGCACTGGCAAATTTGCCCTCGGGAACTGTCGATCTTACTTTTAGCTCCCATGCGATGTCAGATATATCTTCCGAAGCATTGGTTGAATATCTAAATCATATCGACCGAGTCACGCGAGATTGCTTCTTACATATCGGGAATAAACGTGCAAGTGAGTTGATTTCAGACTTGATAAGCCGGAGATGCGCTTCGTTCGACCTAGTTGATACGCGCTCGTCGGATTGGCACAGCCACAAGGTTTTCAGTGCGGGTATCGATAGTGCTGAGGGCCTTGCGGCTTCAACCATATTGGAGCAGCACTATATGAGAACAAATCGGTCATGA
- a CDS encoding glucose 1-dehydrogenase has product MSKLKGKVAVVTGASKGIGAAIAKSLAAEGASVIVNYSSSKSGADKVVSAITAAGGKAVAVGGDVSKAAEAQGIIDAAIKNYGRLDILVNNSGVYEFSPIEAVTEEQFHKIFNINVLGVLLTTQAAVKHLGEGGSIINIGSGVSSITPPNSAVYTGTKGALDAITGVLAKELGPKKIRVNSVNPGIVNTEGTQSAGFIGSDFEKALVTQTPLGRAGQVDDIASVVTFFASDDAKWITGERVIAGGGLR; this is encoded by the coding sequence ATGAGCAAGCTAAAAGGTAAAGTAGCAGTCGTTACAGGCGCATCCAAGGGTATCGGAGCCGCCATCGCCAAATCGCTCGCCGCAGAAGGCGCGTCCGTCATCGTCAACTACTCATCCAGCAAATCTGGCGCGGACAAGGTCGTCTCTGCAATTACAGCCGCGGGTGGCAAAGCAGTTGCCGTAGGTGGTGACGTCTCAAAGGCCGCCGAAGCGCAAGGAATTATCGACGCAGCCATCAAGAACTACGGACGCCTTGACATCCTCGTCAACAACTCTGGAGTATACGAGTTCTCTCCTATCGAAGCCGTAACCGAAGAGCAGTTCCACAAGATCTTCAACATTAACGTACTTGGTGTTCTTCTCACTACGCAAGCAGCCGTTAAACACCTCGGAGAGGGTGGCAGCATCATCAACATCGGCTCCGGCGTCAGTAGCATCACCCCTCCGAACAGCGCCGTCTATACCGGCACCAAGGGCGCTCTCGATGCCATCACGGGCGTACTCGCAAAGGAACTCGGTCCGAAAAAGATCAGAGTCAACTCCGTTAACCCTGGCATTGTTAACACCGAAGGTACACAATCTGCCGGCTTCATCGGGTCTGATTTCGAGAAAGCTCTCGTCACGCAAACTCCCCTGGGTCGCGCAGGTCAGGTCGACGACATCGCCTCTGTTGTTACCTTCTTTGCATCCGACGACGCGAAGTGGATCACCGGCGAACGCGTTATTGCGGGTGGCGGTCTCCGATAA
- a CDS encoding GntP family permease — protein sequence MVDHHSIFLLLSACVSVIGLILLIAVFKLNPVITLILTALSLAVVVGMPLATVIHSFEAGVGATLGHIAIVVALGTMLGKMMAESGGADQIAYTLIRLFGEKNIPWAMVVIGFLVGLPAFFEVGFVLLIPVVFTVARRTGTSLILVGLPMLAGLSVVHGLVPPHPAALLAVTIYKADVGRTILYALIVGLPTAVIAGPIYAKLIAPHVQLAAENPMAEDFAGNDKDRSLPSFGLTLFTILLPVILMLIGSWADAISKDGSALNNGLHFVGNDDLALLVGVLFSFVTLGRMRGFSRETILRFSNECLAPTATITLLVGAGGGFGRILLDSGVSNAIIVLAMRSHVPLILLAWTLAALLRLATGSATVAMTTAAGIVAPIALNSTGVHPELLAIATGAGSLIFSHVNDGGFWLVKEYFGMSVVQTIKTWSVCETIISVMALILTIALSLVV from the coding sequence ATGGTCGACCACCACAGTATCTTTTTGCTGCTCTCCGCGTGCGTATCGGTCATTGGCCTGATCCTGCTCATTGCTGTGTTCAAACTGAATCCGGTCATCACACTCATTCTCACCGCTCTGTCGCTTGCCGTGGTTGTGGGCATGCCGCTTGCGACCGTGATTCATTCCTTCGAAGCCGGTGTCGGCGCAACTTTGGGGCACATCGCGATCGTAGTGGCGTTGGGCACCATGCTGGGCAAGATGATGGCTGAATCGGGTGGTGCGGACCAGATCGCATATACCCTTATCCGACTGTTCGGTGAGAAGAATATCCCATGGGCGATGGTAGTTATTGGATTCTTAGTAGGCCTGCCTGCTTTCTTTGAGGTAGGCTTCGTGCTGTTGATTCCAGTTGTGTTTACAGTGGCCCGTCGTACCGGAACTTCGCTTATCCTGGTGGGCCTACCCATGCTGGCTGGACTTTCCGTGGTCCACGGATTGGTGCCGCCGCACCCCGCTGCGCTCTTGGCAGTAACGATCTATAAGGCCGACGTGGGCCGCACAATTCTTTATGCATTGATCGTCGGACTTCCAACAGCGGTGATCGCGGGACCAATTTATGCCAAGCTGATTGCGCCCCATGTGCAGCTTGCGGCAGAGAACCCGATGGCAGAGGATTTCGCTGGTAACGATAAAGACCGCAGCCTGCCAAGTTTCGGGCTCACTTTATTCACCATTCTGCTGCCGGTCATCCTAATGCTGATCGGGAGTTGGGCAGACGCTATCTCGAAAGATGGAAGCGCCTTGAATAATGGATTGCATTTTGTCGGCAATGATGATCTGGCTCTACTCGTCGGTGTGTTGTTCAGCTTCGTAACACTAGGCCGGATGCGGGGCTTCTCGCGAGAAACAATCCTGCGCTTTAGCAATGAATGCCTGGCGCCCACCGCAACCATTACGCTGCTGGTTGGCGCAGGCGGCGGTTTCGGACGGATACTGTTAGATAGTGGAGTATCCAACGCGATTATAGTTCTCGCGATGCGCAGTCACGTTCCTCTGATCCTGCTCGCCTGGACTCTTGCTGCGCTGCTCCGCCTCGCGACCGGATCGGCAACCGTAGCGATGACGACAGCTGCCGGCATTGTGGCTCCGATCGCTTTGAATAGCACGGGAGTTCATCCCGAATTGCTTGCCATCGCCACCGGTGCGGGTTCGCTCATCTTTTCGCACGTCAATGACGGGGGCTTCTGGCTGGTGAAGGAGTACTTCGGGATGAGCGTTGTCCAAACGATCAAGACCTGGTCCGTCTGTGAAACGATCATTTCGGTTATGGCACTAATTCTCACGATCGCTCTATCGCTTGTAGTCTAA
- a CDS encoding amino acid deaminase, which produces MKIRASARTSTLSAIAPLNKGVGFMDQATEHEDIAQLDWNLLREDLSLPTAVLYKDRILHNLNWMQQFINRYGVKLAPHGKTTMAPSLFELQLQGGAWGITLATAHQTLVAYTYGVRRILMANQLIGKENMAIVARLLEDPDFVYYCLVDSVAQVEQLGAFYSKRNQRLNVLLELGVMGGRSGVRDEQQLQAVLDALSRWSNSVILSGVEIYEGVLEKESSIRAFLQEAVHITRTLANKKRFQQSPILLSGAGSAWYDVVAEEFSAAGFADTVEIVLRPGCYLTHDVGAYREAQTKIQQRNPIAHQMHSSLLPALQVWAYVQSIPETGKAIIGMGKRDAAFDSGLPTPALHFRPGDTSPKAAPAHWALTKMMDQHGYLQITAQDDLRVGDMVGFDISHPCLTFDKWRLLPMLNADYQVIDMIQTFF; this is translated from the coding sequence TTGAAAATTCGAGCCTCGGCGCGCACATCCACCCTTTCCGCCATTGCCCCTTTGAATAAGGGCGTGGGCTTTATGGATCAAGCGACCGAACATGAAGACATTGCACAACTCGACTGGAACCTATTGCGGGAGGATCTCAGCCTGCCCACAGCCGTTTTGTACAAAGACAGGATATTGCACAACCTGAACTGGATGCAGCAGTTCATAAACCGCTATGGCGTCAAATTGGCCCCGCACGGCAAGACCACCATGGCTCCCAGTTTATTTGAGCTGCAATTGCAAGGTGGAGCATGGGGGATCACGCTTGCTACCGCACATCAGACGCTGGTCGCATACACGTATGGAGTACGTCGTATTCTCATGGCAAACCAATTGATTGGCAAAGAAAATATGGCGATCGTCGCGCGGCTGCTGGAGGATCCAGATTTTGTTTACTACTGCCTCGTCGATTCGGTAGCTCAGGTCGAACAACTTGGAGCGTTTTACTCGAAGCGGAATCAGCGTCTTAATGTGCTGCTTGAGTTAGGCGTAATGGGGGGTCGCTCTGGCGTTCGCGACGAGCAACAACTACAGGCGGTACTGGATGCCCTTTCCCGCTGGAGCAATTCCGTCATTCTAAGCGGTGTCGAGATTTATGAAGGTGTTCTAGAGAAAGAGTCTTCCATCCGCGCATTTCTTCAAGAGGCGGTTCACATAACGCGAACGCTTGCTAACAAGAAGCGCTTCCAACAATCGCCTATCCTCCTTTCAGGAGCTGGTTCTGCCTGGTACGACGTGGTTGCTGAAGAGTTCTCGGCCGCGGGGTTTGCAGATACAGTTGAGATCGTTCTACGCCCCGGTTGCTATCTCACACACGACGTCGGCGCGTACCGAGAGGCACAAACGAAAATCCAACAACGCAATCCTATCGCACACCAGATGCACTCAAGTCTTCTGCCTGCACTTCAGGTCTGGGCCTATGTGCAGTCGATACCTGAAACCGGTAAGGCGATCATCGGAATGGGCAAGCGCGATGCCGCCTTTGATTCCGGACTTCCAACTCCTGCATTGCACTTCAGACCAGGCGATACGTCGCCGAAAGCTGCCCCCGCCCACTGGGCACTTACCAAAATGATGGATCAGCACGGATATTTGCAAATCACAGCACAGGACGATCTTCGCGTAGGCGACATGGTCGGCTTCGATATTTCGCACCCTTGTCTGACCTTCGACAAATGGCGCCTGCTGCCGATGCTGAACGCCGACTATCAGGTCATCGACATGATTCAGACCTTCTTCTAA